One Faecalicatena sp. Marseille-Q4148 DNA window includes the following coding sequences:
- a CDS encoding LytTR family transcriptional regulator — MCNITFNERNKQYLEQLAEGMAEYLTKEENVVFQREILENALQYTVRKLYGKQGLDNAVTVHRNKNSYVIPKWQIVYIERDKRDTYIYLGGAAEPLKVSDKLDDVDRWICGETFVRCHNSFIVNLNYISQYSKTNFLMKNGAEIPISRSHQKEVKEKFLMWESQRRF, encoded by the coding sequence ATGTGCAATATAACTTTCAACGAAAGAAATAAACAGTATCTTGAACAACTGGCGGAAGGAATGGCAGAGTATCTGACAAAAGAAGAGAATGTAGTTTTTCAGAGAGAAATTCTTGAAAATGCGTTACAGTATACAGTTCGGAAATTATACGGAAAGCAGGGACTGGACAATGCGGTAACTGTACATCGCAACAAGAACAGTTATGTAATTCCCAAGTGGCAGATTGTATATATTGAAAGAGACAAGCGTGACACCTACATTTATTTGGGAGGCGCTGCTGAACCATTAAAAGTATCAGATAAATTAGATGACGTGGATCGGTGGATCTGTGGAGAGACTTTTGTGCGATGTCATAATAGCTTTATTGTGAATCTGAATTATATATCACAGTATTCTAAAACCAATTTTCTGATGAAGAACGGAGCAGAAATTCCCATTAGCAGAAGCCATCAGAAGGAAGTAAAAGAGAAGTTTCTAATGTGGGAAAGTCAGCGCCGTTTTTGA
- a CDS encoding DNA topoisomerase 4 subunit A: MQESQIIRTEYSDVMRKSYIDYAMSVIVSRALPDVRDGLKPVQRRTLYDMHELGIRYDKPYRKCARIVGDTMGKYHPHGDSSIYEALVVMAQEFKKGQILVDGHGNFGSIEGDGAAAMRYTEARLTKFTQEAYLADLDKNIVDFVPNFDETEKEPEVLPARVPNLLVNGAEGIAVGMATSIPTHNMGEVIDAVKAYMKNSDITTKQLMKYVKGPDFPTGGIVVNKDDLLNIYETGTGKIKIRGKVDVEELKGGKKRLVISEIPYTMIGSGIGKFLNDVCALVEAKKTNDIIDISNQSSKEGIRIVLDLRKDADVENLKNMLYKKTRLEDTFGVNMLAVCDGRPETMGLKSIIEHHVDFQFELATRKYKTLLAKELDKKEIQEGLIKACDVIDLIIEILRGSSSIKDAKECLVNGVTEPIRFRSNVSKKMAAMLRFTERQATAILEMRLYKLIGLEIEALQKEHEETLRNIGRYEEILNHYDSMAEVIIEDLEYLKKTYGRKRRTVVENAEEAVFEENKIEEQEVVFLMDRFGYGKTVETSVYERNKEAADSENRYVIHCMNTGKLCLFTHDGKMHQIKVPDIPHGRFRDKGQPIDNISNYQSSEERIVFLCEEEQFHSGKLLFVTKKGMMKQVDGKEFLVAKRTIQATKLGEDDELISVQAVSETQNIVLRTEGDMFLKFPVSEVPEKKKGAVGVRGIRLQKQDTLADVYLFEDGVETKIPFKEREVLLNRLKMAKRDGTGTKMRS; the protein is encoded by the coding sequence ATGCAGGAATCTCAAATTATAAGAACGGAATATTCGGATGTGATGCGGAAGTCTTATATAGATTATGCTATGAGTGTCATTGTATCAAGAGCCCTTCCGGATGTGAGGGATGGCTTGAAACCGGTGCAGAGACGGACGCTCTATGATATGCATGAACTCGGAATCCGGTATGATAAACCTTACCGAAAATGTGCGCGTATTGTCGGCGATACGATGGGTAAATATCATCCTCATGGGGACAGTTCAATTTATGAAGCCCTTGTTGTGATGGCGCAGGAATTTAAAAAGGGACAGATCCTTGTAGACGGACATGGTAATTTTGGTTCTATCGAGGGCGATGGCGCTGCGGCTATGCGTTATACGGAAGCAAGGCTTACAAAATTTACGCAGGAGGCATATCTGGCAGATCTGGATAAAAATATCGTGGATTTTGTTCCGAACTTTGACGAAACAGAAAAAGAACCGGAAGTGCTTCCGGCGAGAGTTCCGAACCTTCTTGTCAACGGAGCAGAGGGAATTGCCGTAGGTATGGCGACAAGTATTCCGACGCATAATATGGGCGAGGTAATTGATGCAGTCAAAGCTTATATGAAAAACAGCGATATTACAACAAAACAGCTGATGAAATATGTCAAAGGACCGGATTTTCCAACAGGAGGCATTGTCGTAAATAAAGATGATCTGCTGAATATCTATGAGACAGGAACAGGGAAGATTAAGATCCGCGGTAAAGTGGATGTGGAAGAATTAAAAGGCGGAAAAAAACGGCTTGTGATTTCAGAAATCCCATATACGATGATCGGAAGCGGAATCGGAAAATTTTTGAATGATGTCTGTGCGCTTGTAGAGGCGAAGAAGACCAATGATATTATTGATATTTCTAACCAGTCTTCCAAAGAAGGAATCCGTATTGTACTGGATCTTCGGAAAGATGCGGATGTAGAGAATCTTAAAAACATGCTCTATAAGAAAACGAGACTGGAAGATACTTTTGGTGTTAATATGCTTGCTGTATGCGATGGACGTCCGGAGACAATGGGACTGAAATCAATTATTGAACATCATGTAGATTTTCAATTTGAACTTGCTACGCGCAAATATAAAACGCTGCTCGCAAAGGAACTGGATAAAAAAGAAATTCAGGAAGGCTTAATAAAAGCGTGCGATGTGATTGATTTGATCATCGAAATCCTCCGGGGCAGCAGCTCTATTAAAGATGCGAAAGAATGTCTTGTGAACGGTGTTACAGAACCAATCAGGTTCCGGAGTAACGTGTCAAAAAAAATGGCTGCTATGCTGAGATTTACAGAGAGACAGGCGACAGCGATCTTAGAAATGCGTCTTTATAAGCTCATTGGCCTTGAAATTGAGGCGCTTCAGAAAGAGCATGAGGAAACACTGCGAAATATTGGGCGCTATGAAGAGATTTTAAATCATTATGATTCTATGGCAGAAGTGATTATAGAAGATCTGGAGTATTTGAAAAAAACATATGGAAGAAAGCGCCGTACCGTTGTAGAGAATGCAGAGGAAGCGGTTTTTGAGGAAAACAAAATTGAGGAGCAGGAAGTAGTGTTCCTGATGGATCGTTTTGGATACGGAAAGACAGTGGAAACATCCGTATATGAGCGAAATAAAGAAGCGGCAGATTCTGAAAACCGGTATGTGATTCATTGTATGAATACAGGAAAACTATGTCTGTTTACGCATGACGGAAAAATGCATCAGATTAAGGTGCCGGATATTCCGCATGGAAGATTCCGGGATAAAGGACAGCCAATCGATAATATCAGTAATTATCAGAGCAGCGAAGAGCGCATCGTATTTTTATGTGAGGAAGAACAGTTCCATTCAGGAAAACTGTTGTTTGTAACGAAAAAAGGGATGATGAAGCAGGTGGATGGAAAGGAATTCCTGGTTGCAAAGCGAACAATTCAGGCGACAAAATTAGGGGAGGATGATGAACTGATCAGCGTACAGGCGGTGAGTGAAACGCAAAATATCGTGCTTCGTACAGAAGGAGATATGTTTTTGAAGTTTCCGGTGTCGGAAGTGCCTGAGAAGAAAAAGGGCGCCGTCGGAGTCAGGGGAATCCGACTTCAGAAACAGGATACACTGGCAGATGTATATCTGTTTGAAGATGGTGTGGAAACAAAAATACCATTTAAAGAGCGGGAAGTTCTTCTGAACCGTTTAAAGATGGCGAAGCGTGACGGAACCGGAACGAAAATGCGAAGTTGA
- a CDS encoding DNA gyrase subunit B encodes MAKKNTYDADSISILEGLEAVRKRPGMYIGSVSTKGLNHLIYEIVDNAVDEHLAGYCDTIHVTLHKDGSATVEDNGRGVPVGMHQKGVSAARIVYTTLHAGGKFDDSAYKTSGGLHGVGSSVVNALSAHMDVEISREGYIYHDEYERGVPVVELQEGLLPVIGKSKKTGTKVNFLPDPEIFEKTRFREEEVKSRLHETAYLNPTLTIVFDDERQETPEHVVYHEPEGIIGFIQDLNRKKETVHPPVYFKGETEGIEVEVAFQYVNEFHENVLGFCNNIYNAEGGTHLTGFKTTFTSVMNQYAREIGVLKEKDANFTGTDVRNGMTAIVSIKHPDPRFEGQTKTKLDNPDAARAAGKITGDEIVLYFDRNLEVLKKVLACAEKAAKIRKTEEKAKTNLLTKQKYSFDSNGKLANCESRDAKNCEIFIVEGDSAGGSAKTARNRMYQAILPIRGKILNVEKASIDKILANAEIKTMINAFGCGFSEGYGNDFDISKLRYDKIIIMADADVDGAHISTLLLTLFYRFMPELIYEGHVYIAMPPLYKAMPKKGEEEYLYDDKALERYRRTHEGPFTLQRYKGLGEMDAEQLWETTLNPETRMLKLVEIEDARMASSVTEMLMGSEVPPRKAFIYENAREAELDV; translated from the coding sequence ATGGCAAAAAAAAATACATATGACGCAGATAGTATTTCGATTCTGGAAGGCTTGGAAGCCGTTCGGAAACGACCGGGGATGTATATAGGAAGTGTATCAACGAAAGGTCTGAATCATCTGATTTATGAAATTGTGGATAATGCAGTAGATGAGCATCTGGCAGGTTACTGTGATACGATTCATGTAACACTTCACAAAGACGGTTCCGCAACAGTGGAGGATAATGGCCGTGGTGTTCCGGTAGGAATGCATCAGAAAGGTGTATCCGCAGCTCGTATTGTATATACCACACTGCATGCGGGAGGAAAATTCGATGATTCAGCTTATAAGACAAGCGGTGGGCTGCACGGTGTTGGTTCGTCGGTTGTCAATGCCCTGTCTGCCCATATGGATGTGGAAATCAGCCGGGAGGGATATATTTACCATGATGAATATGAGCGCGGAGTTCCGGTAGTGGAGCTGCAGGAGGGGTTGCTTCCGGTTATCGGTAAGAGCAAAAAGACAGGTACAAAGGTTAATTTTCTTCCTGATCCGGAGATTTTTGAAAAGACGAGATTCCGGGAAGAAGAAGTGAAAAGCCGCCTCCATGAGACAGCCTATCTGAATCCAACGCTGACAATTGTATTTGATGATGAACGTCAGGAAACACCGGAGCATGTTGTATATCATGAACCGGAAGGCATTATTGGTTTCATTCAGGACTTAAATAGAAAGAAAGAGACGGTACATCCTCCGGTATATTTTAAAGGAGAAACTGAAGGGATTGAAGTGGAAGTGGCATTCCAGTATGTGAATGAGTTCCATGAGAACGTGCTGGGCTTCTGCAATAATATTTATAATGCAGAGGGAGGAACACATCTGACAGGATTTAAGACGACTTTCACAAGTGTAATGAATCAATATGCAAGAGAAATTGGCGTGCTGAAGGAAAAAGATGCCAATTTTACAGGAACAGATGTGCGTAATGGAATGACAGCCATTGTATCGATCAAACATCCTGATCCGAGGTTTGAGGGACAGACAAAAACAAAACTGGATAATCCGGATGCGGCCAGAGCAGCAGGAAAAATCACAGGAGATGAAATCGTACTTTATTTTGACCGGAATTTAGAAGTATTAAAAAAAGTGCTTGCTTGTGCAGAAAAAGCGGCAAAGATCCGCAAGACAGAAGAGAAGGCGAAGACGAATCTATTAACAAAGCAGAAATATTCTTTTGACAGTAATGGAAAGCTTGCCAATTGTGAGAGCAGAGATGCGAAAAATTGTGAGATTTTTATTGTGGAGGGAGATTCTGCCGGCGGTTCCGCAAAAACAGCGAGAAATAGAATGTATCAGGCAATCCTGCCAATCCGCGGTAAGATTTTAAACGTGGAAAAGGCGAGTATAGATAAGATTCTTGCCAATGCAGAAATCAAAACGATGATTAATGCATTTGGATGTGGATTTTCAGAAGGGTACGGAAATGATTTTGATATCAGTAAACTTCGTTACGATAAAATCATTATTATGGCCGATGCGGATGTGGACGGAGCGCATATTTCAACATTGCTGCTTACGTTATTTTATCGGTTTATGCCGGAATTGATCTATGAAGGACATGTATATATTGCTATGCCGCCCCTTTATAAGGCGATGCCAAAGAAGGGAGAAGAGGAGTATCTCTACGATGACAAAGCATTGGAGCGGTATCGCAGAACACACGAAGGGCCATTTACACTGCAGCGCTACAAAGGGCTTGGAGAGATGGATGCAGAGCAGCTCTGGGAGACAACGCTGAATCCGGAAACCCGTATGCTGAAACTTGTAGAAATTGAAGATGCAAGAATGGCTTCCAGCGTAACAGAGATGCTGATGGGAAGCGAGGTGCCGCCGCGGAAAGCGTTTATTTATGAAAATGCCCGCGAAGCAGAATTAGATGTTTAA
- a CDS encoding stage II sporulation protein P: MKEFVQQSTAQMMPLGSFVGGAAVYETEVEDEETYQKILEQQAKDENEVDEQGKLVEHENTILPDVPETGGSSLDTSIEALRNFDYLLGNFYTVDRTTMIGPEQLNADDLLGRNMKLTGTGEGPKVLIFHTHSQETFVDSIPGDPGTSIVGVGQYLTELLNAKGISAIHHDGIYDLINGKLDRSSAYEFAEEGVRSILAQYPTIEVVIDLHRDGVRETTHLVTDINGKQTAQIMFFNGLSRTREKGDITYLPNPYIQDNLAFSLQMQLAGEQMYPGFTRKIYLKSYRYSLHMMPKSLLIEAGAQTNTVEEMRNAMEVLASMLHKVLAP, encoded by the coding sequence ATGAAAGAATTTGTGCAGCAGAGCACGGCACAAATGATGCCTCTGGGGAGTTTTGTGGGAGGCGCAGCAGTTTATGAGACTGAGGTAGAGGATGAAGAGACTTATCAAAAGATTCTGGAACAACAGGCGAAAGACGAAAATGAAGTAGATGAGCAGGGGAAACTTGTGGAGCATGAAAATACAATTTTGCCTGATGTGCCGGAAACCGGAGGTTCATCCCTTGACACTTCGATAGAGGCGCTGAGAAATTTTGATTATCTTCTGGGGAATTTTTATACAGTGGACCGCACAACAATGATTGGACCGGAACAATTGAATGCGGATGATCTGCTCGGACGCAATATGAAACTGACCGGAACGGGAGAAGGTCCTAAAGTGTTGATTTTTCACACACATTCTCAGGAAACATTCGTAGATTCTATTCCGGGTGATCCGGGTACGAGTATTGTGGGAGTCGGACAATATCTGACAGAACTTCTCAATGCGAAAGGGATTTCGGCAATACACCATGATGGGATATATGATCTGATCAATGGAAAACTAGACCGAAGCAGCGCTTATGAATTTGCAGAAGAAGGGGTGCGGAGCATATTAGCGCAATATCCTACGATTGAAGTTGTGATTGATCTTCACAGAGACGGAGTGCGCGAAACAACACATCTTGTAACAGATATTAATGGGAAACAGACTGCTCAGATTATGTTTTTTAATGGTTTGAGCCGGACGAGAGAAAAGGGAGATATTACTTATCTGCCGAATCCGTATATACAGGATAATCTGGCATTCTCTTTGCAGATGCAGTTAGCGGGGGAGCAGATGTACCCTGGATTTACAAGGAAGATTTATTTGAAGTCTTATCGATATAGTCTCCACATGATGCCGAAATCTCTCTTAATAGAAGCAGGAGCACAGACAAATACCGTAGAAGAAATGAGAAATGCAATGGAGGTACTGGCATCTATGCTTCATAAAGTACTGGCGCCTTAG
- a CDS encoding aldo/keto reductase: MRTVTLGSTGITVNKNGFGALPIQRITDEEAVKLLRKAYDHGIDFFDTARGYTDSEVKLGQAFEGMRDKIYIASKTMAVDVEGFWKQLEETLSNLKTDYLDIYQFHNPDFCPKPGDGSGLYEAMLEAKAMGKIRHIGITNHRLAVAEEAIESGLYETLQFPFSYLASEKEFALVEKCREANMGFIAMKGLAGGLINHSAAAYAFMMQYDHVLPIWGIQREQELDEFLSYQDEEPVLETVQHIMEADKKELQGDFCRGCGYCMPCPMGIEINNCARMSLMIRRAPSAAQLTEEMQAKMKLIESCIHCGQCAKRCPYGLDTPALLAKNYEDYKEILAGKEY, translated from the coding sequence ATGAGAACAGTTACATTGGGAAGTACAGGAATTACAGTGAATAAAAATGGATTTGGTGCATTGCCGATCCAGAGAATTACAGACGAAGAAGCCGTGAAGCTGCTTCGTAAAGCATATGATCACGGAATAGATTTTTTTGATACTGCGAGGGGTTATACAGATAGCGAAGTCAAACTGGGGCAGGCATTTGAAGGGATGCGGGATAAGATTTATATTGCTTCCAAAACAATGGCTGTGGATGTGGAAGGGTTCTGGAAACAGCTTGAAGAGACACTCTCAAATCTGAAAACAGATTATCTTGATATTTATCAATTTCATAATCCGGATTTCTGTCCGAAGCCGGGAGATGGAAGCGGACTTTATGAAGCAATGCTGGAAGCAAAAGCCATGGGGAAAATCCGGCACATCGGTATTACAAACCATCGTCTTGCAGTAGCAGAAGAAGCAATCGAGAGTGGACTTTACGAGACATTACAGTTTCCGTTCAGCTATCTTGCGTCTGAGAAGGAGTTTGCGCTTGTGGAAAAATGCAGAGAGGCAAATATGGGATTTATTGCAATGAAAGGTCTGGCAGGAGGGCTGATCAATCATTCGGCTGCAGCCTATGCATTTATGATGCAATATGATCATGTACTTCCAATCTGGGGAATTCAGCGAGAGCAGGAGCTGGACGAATTTTTAAGCTATCAGGATGAGGAGCCGGTATTGGAAACGGTACAGCATATCATGGAAGCTGACAAAAAAGAACTTCAGGGAGATTTCTGCCGGGGATGCGGATATTGTATGCCGTGTCCGATGGGGATTGAGATTAATAACTGTGCGAGAATGTCACTGATGATTCGAAGAGCACCGTCGGCTGCTCAGTTGACAGAGGAGATGCAGGCGAAGATGAAATTGATTGAATCTTGTATCCACTGTGGACAGTGTGCGAAGCGTTGTCCATACGGACTGGATACGCCGGCTCTTCTTGCAAAGAATTATGAAGACTATAAAGAAATTCTGGCTGGAAAGGAATACTAG
- the gpr gene encoding GPR endopeptidase has product MLERYNIRTDLALEERERFEEDHVEIAGVEVKEEYNEQLEMKVTTVKVTTENGAKTMGKPVGTYITVEAPNMAVPDEDYHREISKKLAEYLEKMIRKYIKQGNVSREKEFSVLVAGLGNRQVTPDSLGPRVAEQLRITRHIVKEYGRYAMGKEKVCLVSAVVPGVMGMTGMETVEILKGIVEETKPDIVIAVDALAARSSKRLNRTIQIADTGIHPGSGVGNARCALTEETLGIPVIAIGVPTVVDAVTIVNDTMENLLKALETSEMLKGVGLVLQGYNAAEKYELIRELISPHLNGLYMTPKDIDDTVGRISFTISEALNMLLSSAC; this is encoded by the coding sequence ATGCTGGAAAGATACAACATTCGGACGGACCTGGCATTGGAAGAGCGGGAACGGTTTGAAGAAGATCATGTGGAAATCGCAGGTGTGGAAGTAAAAGAAGAATATAATGAACAATTGGAGATGAAGGTAACTACAGTGAAAGTTACAACGGAAAATGGGGCGAAGACAATGGGAAAGCCGGTCGGAACATACATTACTGTCGAAGCGCCTAATATGGCTGTGCCGGATGAAGATTATCACAGAGAAATTTCAAAAAAACTTGCAGAATATCTTGAAAAAATGATTCGGAAATATATTAAGCAGGGAAATGTTTCAAGAGAAAAAGAGTTCAGCGTTCTTGTGGCAGGCCTTGGAAATCGGCAGGTGACGCCGGATTCGCTTGGACCAAGAGTAGCAGAGCAGCTTCGGATTACAAGACATATTGTAAAGGAATACGGAAGATATGCCATGGGAAAAGAAAAAGTCTGTCTTGTGAGCGCGGTTGTTCCGGGAGTCATGGGGATGACAGGGATGGAGACAGTGGAGATTCTAAAGGGGATTGTGGAAGAAACAAAGCCGGATATTGTGATTGCGGTAGATGCGCTGGCAGCCCGCAGCAGTAAAAGGCTGAATCGAACGATTCAGATTGCAGATACGGGGATACATCCCGGCTCAGGTGTGGGAAATGCGAGATGTGCGTTAACAGAAGAAACACTTGGTATTCCGGTAATTGCAATTGGGGTGCCTACAGTGGTAGATGCGGTGACGATTGTGAATGACACAATGGAAAATCTGCTGAAGGCCCTGGAAACTTCAGAAATGCTAAAAGGCGTGGGGCTTGTGCTTCAGGGGTATAATGCAGCAGAAAAATATGAGCTGATACGGGAATTGATCTCACCGCATCTGAATGGACTTTATATGACACCAAAGGATATTGATGATACCGTGGGACGCATTAGTTTTACTATTTCAGAAGCGTTGAACATGTTACTGTCTTCGGCATGCTGA
- the rpsT gene encoding 30S ribosomal protein S20, translated as MANIKSAKKRILVTETRTARNKAIKSRVKTYVKKVEAAVEAKDVAAAKEALPVAIAEINKAGSKGIYHKNTCARKVSRLTKAVNSLA; from the coding sequence TTGGCTAACATTAAATCTGCAAAAAAAAGAATCTTAGTTACTGAGACAAGAACAGCAAGAAATAAAGCAATCAAATCCAGAGTGAAAACTTATGTAAAGAAAGTTGAAGCTGCTGTAGAAGCAAAAGATGTTGCTGCTGCAAAAGAAGCATTACCAGTTGCTATTGCTGAAATCAACAAAGCTGGAAGCAAAGGAATCTACCACAAGAATACATGTGCAAGAAAAGTTTCCCGCTTAACAAAAGCTGTTAACAGCCTTGCTTAA
- a CDS encoding DNA-deoxyinosine glycosylase, with amino-acid sequence MEHVIHEIPPLFSPSSSILILGSFPSVKSRECGFFYGHPQNRFWKVLSSLFREDLPVSIPEKQQFLLRHHIAVWDVIASCEIHGSSDSSIKNALPNDLSVILSHACIRQIFCNGTTSWKLYQKYMKPQYAVDAVKLPSTSPANAAFSLERLTEEWSVILPYLKNPS; translated from the coding sequence ATGGAACATGTTATACACGAAATTCCGCCACTATTCTCTCCTTCTTCTTCGATTCTGATTCTTGGAAGTTTTCCATCTGTCAAGTCAAGAGAATGTGGTTTCTTTTACGGTCATCCACAAAATCGATTCTGGAAAGTACTTTCCAGCCTGTTCCGGGAAGACCTGCCTGTTTCCATTCCCGAGAAACAACAGTTTTTGCTTCGTCACCACATTGCCGTCTGGGATGTCATTGCTTCCTGCGAAATCCACGGCTCCAGTGACAGCAGCATTAAAAATGCACTTCCCAACGATCTGTCCGTCATCCTCTCCCATGCCTGTATCCGCCAGATCTTCTGCAACGGTACGACTTCCTGGAAACTGTATCAGAAGTATATGAAACCGCAATATGCTGTGGATGCTGTAAAACTGCCCTCCACAAGCCCTGCTAATGCAGCTTTTTCCCTTGAACGTCTTACCGAAGAATGGAGTGTGATTCTTCCTTATCTAAAGAATCCTTCTTAA
- a CDS encoding hemerythrin family protein, translating to MYAEFDDTLVTGNEMIDGQHKELIEKINQLLGACENGDGKVKAIQTLAYLAEYTEFHFGEEEKLQEEIAYPGIKEHKKEHEKLRETVKELHEMLEESEGPTEAFVQQVEKNVVKWLYSHIKGFDRSVAEYKNMRLSGEML from the coding sequence ATGTACGCAGAATTTGATGATACACTGGTTACTGGGAATGAAATGATAGATGGACAGCACAAAGAACTGATTGAAAAGATTAATCAGCTTCTCGGCGCCTGTGAGAATGGGGACGGAAAAGTTAAGGCAATACAGACATTGGCATATCTTGCAGAATATACGGAATTTCATTTTGGAGAAGAGGAAAAGCTTCAGGAAGAAATTGCATACCCAGGCATCAAAGAACATAAAAAAGAGCATGAAAAATTACGGGAAACAGTGAAAGAACTTCACGAAATGTTAGAAGAGAGTGAAGGACCAACAGAAGCATTTGTTCAGCAGGTAGAGAAAAATGTAGTAAAATGGCTTTATAGTCATATCAAAGGATTTGACCGCTCTGTGGCAGAGTACAAAAATATGAGATTGAGCGGAGAAATGCTGTAA
- a CDS encoding M42 family metallopeptidase, translating into MLSEITKIWGISGQEKQVSDYIIEQVRDYADSIVRDAIGNLIVVKRGYGENKKKIMSSAHMDEIGLCVVKILDNGFLKVRAIGGVSPHTSYMNRVVFKNGTYGTVGCTDKIQNVQPGEIEKMYIDIGAADKEEAEKYVQVGDCAVFCGDYVPLAGRNVMSKIFDDRVACYIQIEALKQMKTPYHDVYFVFTVQEEIGLVGAITSAERVNPDLGIAIDVTPAFDVPGSDHGNSALGKGAAIKINDSSVLCNPEMTEALIACAKEHGIAYQLDSLYAGGTDAGGISRSNAGVKAVGISIPNRYCHAPNSIVNLDDVEACIALLKAYTESELEIVAEEVIK; encoded by the coding sequence ATGCTAAGCGAAATTACAAAAATCTGGGGCATCAGCGGACAGGAAAAACAAGTATCTGACTATATTATTGAGCAGGTCAGAGACTATGCGGACAGTATTGTAAGAGATGCCATCGGCAATCTGATCGTTGTAAAAAGAGGTTACGGAGAGAATAAGAAGAAAATCATGTCCTCTGCTCATATGGATGAAATTGGACTTTGTGTTGTAAAGATTCTGGACAACGGTTTCTTGAAAGTACGCGCGATCGGTGGGGTATCTCCTCATACATCTTATATGAACCGGGTGGTGTTTAAGAACGGTACTTATGGAACAGTAGGATGTACAGATAAGATTCAGAATGTACAGCCGGGTGAGATTGAAAAAATGTATATCGATATCGGGGCAGCAGATAAAGAAGAGGCAGAAAAATATGTTCAGGTTGGCGACTGTGCTGTTTTCTGCGGAGATTATGTTCCGTTGGCAGGACGCAATGTCATGTCTAAAATTTTTGATGATCGTGTTGCATGTTACATTCAGATAGAAGCATTGAAGCAGATGAAGACACCTTACCATGATGTTTATTTTGTTTTTACAGTACAGGAGGAAATCGGACTTGTAGGAGCCATTACATCAGCGGAACGGGTGAATCCGGATCTGGGAATTGCCATTGATGTAACGCCGGCGTTTGATGTGCCAGGCAGCGATCATGGAAATTCCGCTCTTGGAAAAGGCGCTGCGATCAAAATAAATGATTCCAGTGTCCTTTGCAATCCTGAGATGACAGAAGCATTAATTGCCTGTGCAAAAGAGCATGGCATTGCTTATCAGTTGGATTCACTTTATGCAGGAGGTACTGATGCGGGCGGAATCAGCCGCTCTAATGCGGGAGTAAAAGCAGTAGGGATTTCTATTCCGAATCGGTATTGCCATGCACCGAACAGCATTGTAAATCTTGATGATGTAGAAGCGTGTATTGCGTTATTAAAGGCATATACGGAAAGTGAATTAGAGATTGTGGCAGAAGAAGTAATTAAATAA